The Danio aesculapii chromosome 7, fDanAes4.1, whole genome shotgun sequence DNA window AATACCTTTGTGGAGGTCATTTAGATGAAAAAACTATATTGAAAAACAAGTGGATGAATCAAGCATTTAAGTTCAACAGTCATTAATTAGTGCTCCTTTAagcataaacacattttaatggaataaaataatttctttctCTTAGCATGCATCATTTCATATCCCAAGGCTTATAGGAAAAAGTAGTTTCTCCATGGAAATAAGTGTACAGTAAAGCATTACACACTAATATCTTCAGGCAGTAAGGTTTATTACCTCAGGAAATACTTGGCAGTCTCTGTATCTTCTCGTGTTAGCTATCCATTCTCTACTTTATTAAAACTGATTTCATTGATGACTCTTCTGTCTTCAAACAGCTTACCTTACAATTCAATTAACACAATGACACTTGTATGATTTAGGAAATATGCTGCTTGTCAGTTTCAAAAATTGAGAAGTGTCTTTCATTATTCATTGTTATATTATTCGTGTGTgctctttttgtttttctttttaatatctgCATTCTAATAGCCAAACAAAAGTGATTTATAATCATGTTTGTACTGTAGGAGACTCTAATGAGAATAAGCCAGAAATCGGGGCAGAGGAAGAGGAAGTAGCAAAGATGGGATGTCCCAGTTTGGGAGAACATATCCGATTAGAGGTGGTAATTGAAGAGTCCTATGAGTTTAAGGTATACTGCTTTCATCAACCTTATATGATGCACCAATACAACATGAGAAATTTATAATTTGTTCAAAACTGCATTGTGATTATTTCGTAATATTTAGGCTGCATCAGCACATGTGGCTAATATTCAGTATTATTGTGTGTCTaacagtataaaaataattacaattctgTACATGTACTAATACACAGTAAATGCTttttttccaacaacaaaaatAGCTTAAGCAATGCCATAGCATCAAACTGTGCAGCATGTTGACTGTAAGCTGGTCTAGAACAGTTCTTAATATGtggctctctctttctctgtatctctctctctctctctctatgtgtgtagAATACAGTGGATAAGCTCATTAAGAAGACTAACCTAGCTCTGGTAGTTGGCAGCAGTAGCTGGAGAGAGCAGTTTGTCAGTGCTGTTACTGTCAGTGCAGGTATGCTTTTTCCTGTTTGTTCTTTTCATGTGATCACATGAGCATCATTTGTTGCACATTTACAATTATCAGTGTACTCAAATTTGCTttacaatttttgttttgttttttacatttttccataCAGCATGTTTATGGTTTTGTCATATGCTACTGTATACACCAGTAATGTTTAGCCTAAtgaatattttctgtttcttcattggtgtttacagtgtacctgttccCTCTCTCAGTAGATTACTCCACTGTAGAAAATTGTATAGAACTGTAGATGTAATCCTATAAAAGAGCAAAGAGCTTTCgatttagaacaacagtgtttacatgACATATCTAAGCATTAACTATTATGAAAGACgtgtttgccatttgatgcaaatgcttcattctgacatgtgtttatggcattttgaatgaAGTGTTAGATGTGTGGAGATGTGTGGCATTTTGTGTTTGCAGTTTTgggaattgtgtgtagagttttgaataAATGTGACAATGTTTTGAAAACATGTGTAAGCAGCTGGGAAAAAAAACTGTCATTGAGAACAGTGCTTAATTTTGAACACAGGTAAAACTGTTTTGAGGCAAAAGTTTCATTTTGCAAGAGGAGTCGGTGGTTTTGTAAATAGAGCTTGAAGATGAGGTTTTGTGTTTAATGGTTTAAGAAAATAGAACAAAGTTTCAGAAGTTGTGTtttagcaattgagaaaaactgtaaatgtacATTGATATAAGTGATCAGTTCATTATTCATGAAAAGATGTTTAATTGGCAACTACACCAATGACAGCTTTTTTTAGTGTAAAGATGTTCTTTTACATACTTAGGTAGAATGGCAAGGTAGGAAATTCTCTAACATGTTCCTCatcatttttgtaatttgttcTGTCAGGTGACGATGATGAGGAGGAGAGTGGTGAAGAACGCCTTCCATCCTGCTTTGATTATATCATGCACTTCCTGACAGTCTTCTGGAAGGTTCTCTTTGCCTTTGTTCCACCCACAGAGTACTGGAATGGATGGGCTTGCTTCATTGTTTCCATCTTTCTGATCGGTGCGTTGACAGCAGTCACTGGTGATCTCGCTTCTCACTTTGGGTGCACTGTTGGCCTGAAGGATTCAGTCACCGCTGTGGTCTTTGTTGCCTTGGGGACATCTGTCCCAGGTTAGTATCCAAAAGAAATGGTTCCAGATTCAACTGCTTATATCTGTGTTTTAAATAATGCAAAGAAATGGGCATACAGGCTATTTCCaatttcttttctctctttaaGTGTTTTATCCCTGATGgcataacaaaatcacattttacaataaggttgtattagttaacgtTCACATTAACAAACAATACGTTTAttgatctttgttaatgttagttaatggacaTAATGTTGTTCATGGTTAGTTCATATTACCTCAATGGCATTAAAGGTGCAGAaggtgattgtctttagaaacatgttttgttgtgctggatgAAAATCTCTCCAAAATCCAATAGTAATGACtaaagtaaataatctaaatgtattgttatgtattttttataatctgggtgaggcataaaacaaaaaatgtgcttccaattaaaatttgttgggCGGACAaatcccataattctgataagtagctcaaactgtctgtcaacaaatgcagATTTGTACATATGCTCAGCCATTCAATCTGACCTGCCATTTACGTGCCGCGTTCACGTGAacatgagaaagagagagagtgaccagttaaaacaaatgctgaatcaaaaattTAAAATTCTGATTCAATATTTGAGTTGGTTTTGCATGTtcgaggaaggatgacaccatggctaaagtatttctgttagacatgTAATGttctcttttaaaaatgttctcttttagcggagctgatgtagattgtgttgttttacaaatGGGCTACATGCACAGTGTTGTTCAGCTACTGAAATTTTTTAGTGAAagatttatgtgactattttcatttaCAGAATCGATtatgtagatttatatttagttcaacaacaaaacatcagtaaatatcgttattccgcctagcctgctttacttaGCTGAAGTCGCTTTTATATTTACATTCGTTAATTTTTGAAAAAAGACAACCTGTGGCGcgctccttatattgtttaccatgctactctgaatattcgatctgaaataccatttaagtatggcttagtaataagtgtaattcctgcatgctgCCGGACAAGCattaagcatacagtagttgctttatgACAAAGCGCAttagagagtgagaccagcgatccttgcatgcatgaaataatgcacattatacgttttgcttgctaactacacaactgaaaacctgCTAGAGTAGATattaatacagtttttcgttcagtATTGTAGTATTATGAGGgattataaagttttctaactggcgaatgacatgatctagtgggtctctgtcatctttaatgtgcacaTTCATGATTTTAGGAGGCATGGCTTTGAGAGTGTGTTTTCAAAGATATGCTAAcagatagcattttggcagatcatccTACTGCAccattaattaatgttatcaagcatggatttggattttaataatgcaacaGTAAATATTGATGTATTAATAATGGACTGTGCTATTGTTCATTAgtagttcatgttagcaaatacatcAACCAACACTAAggcagccttattgtaaagtgtgaccttaatcattgtaataacaatattatttaaaatatagtagTACTATGcttaaaatgaaactgaaaatatacAGAAAGgaaaatttataaattattattaaattaataaatgtgatgAATTAACAATATATGGTAATGTTATGAATACTgtgtaaataatactaaaataacacagCTTCACTGAGTCGGTATTACCTGGCagttcttcttcatcatcatgaaGCAGGTGAATGAATGTGGCAGTTGCATATGTTGTGGCTGGTTATTAGAGCAGAAGTGCATTCATGTGTGGTTTATTTCATCTTTAGGCCACATGtttgcatttctttctttctttatttttgttttaacttgttttttCACTCACCTGAACTCTTATCATTTTCTCTTCCTCCTATTTTCTCTCAGTTCCTCTTTTACTCTTGTGTTTTGCTTACCCTTTTCCTTGACCTCTGTTTCTAATACTTCCCACTTCTGTTTCCATCAAAACTGTTTCCATTCTCTTTTTCTGATGATAGCAAGAGCTTGCAGTTCAAATGATAATCGTGTTAGTCTGACCATGCTTTCATTTGGCTTCTCCTTTGCACAGACACTTTTGCCAGCAAAGTAGCTGCCATCCAAGACCAGTATGCTGACGCCTCCATTGGTAACGTGACAGGCAGTAATGCTGTTAATGTTTTCCTGGGCATCGGTGTGGCCTGGTCCATTGCTGCCATATACTGGCGTACCAAGGGCAAATCTTTCCATGTTGATCCGGGCTCTCTGGCCTTCTCTGTCACGCTCTTCACTGCTTTGGCTGTGGTGTGTGTCAGCATACTGTTGTATCGCCGGCGCCCCTCAGTGGCTGGAGGAGAACTCGGCGGCCCACGAACTTGCAAGATATTAACGTCCTTACTCTTCATTTCCCTCTGGCTGATCTACATCCTGTTGGCTTCATTGGAAACGTACTGTCACATCACCGGATTCTGAAGCAGCAATTCTGTACGTGGAGAGGAATATGACAACAGTCACTGAAggagcatttttttatttataattattagaaaTTTATCTTGAAGTCTACTTACCGTTgtcagtttttgtattttttcatttcCTCACCTAGAAATTGAGATGATGGCATCACTCACTGCTTCCAATAGAACACAAAAGGAGTGATGTTTTATTTTAGGTGAGCTAATATTAAATtgagtatttgtttgtttgtatgagcTGTCCCTTTACGTTTACTTAAATGCAGTATCTTAAACACCGTTCCTTGTTCCCTTGCCTTACACTTGTATCCATCTCTCAGTGGTGTCTTAAACCTATCCAGACCAGTAATCAATGACTCGTGTCTTTTGTACTCCTGTTTGAGCCAAACCAAGCCTTCGTTTACTGAATGAAGGAGTTTACCTTTTTTTCGGGACATTAGTCTGTAATGCAAAGTGTCAGTATTACTGTCATGTACTTGTAGATAtcctgtttaaaaatatattatatatgaacaGAATGACCAAACATGAACTTTCTAGTCACAAAGAGCAGACTGAATGACTTACTCTCGCTAAGATGAAAAGCATGTTTTATCACTTAATAAGAAGCAGACAGTTGAGAAGCATGTCAAGTCCATAACTAACCAAATCATGGATGAGCGCAGATATGAGTgcagttaaaatgtaaaaagggaTTGGAACTCAAAAAGTAGGTTTATTGTACTGGAATAATCCCAAAGAAGATCAGTCTGAATATTTTGACAGTCACAGTGCTGAATATCATTAAAAATAActctaatataaatatttatataatctgtgtgtgcatttgtgagtGAGAGAGACCAAGAATAAACAGCAAGTAACTGATGTAATTAGTTGTCTGTATCTGTATTGGTCTTCTCCCATGAT harbors:
- the slc8a4b gene encoding solute carrier family 8 member 4b isoform X2, translated to MDLRKDGRLERKTIEVKIIDDEEYEKNKTFSIELGEPVLLEIGQKHGDSNENKPEIGAEEEEVAKMGCPSLGEHIRLEVVIEESYEFKNTVDKLIKKTNLALVVGSSSWREQFVSAVTVSAGDDDEEESGEERLPSCFDYIMHFLTVFWKVLFAFVPPTEYWNGWACFIVSIFLIGALTAVTGDLASHFGCTVGLKDSVTAVVFVALGTSVPDTFASKVAAIQDQYADASIGNVTGSNAVNVFLGIGVAWSIAAIYWRTKGKSFHVDPGSLAFSVTLFTALAVVCVSILLYRRRPSVAGGELGGPRTCKILTSLLFISLWLIYILLASLETYCHITGF